The genomic window GCGTCGGGAACCCTGCCCATAGCACTCCTGCACCTGGGGCTCTACGCGTACCGCCGCGAGTTCCTCCTCTCGATCGGCGGGCTCCCCCCGTCGTCCCTCGAGAGCTCGGAGAAGCTGGAGCAACTCCGAGTCCTGCAGGCGGGCCACCCCATCGCCATCGGCGTCGTGGACGAGCCGGGGGTCGGCATCGATACCCCGGAAGACTACCGCCGTTTCGTCGACCGCTGGCGGACGCGGGAGCATTGAGGGCCCGGCCCGCCGGCCGCCTCGGCGGCTAATCCGAGCGTTGCCGACCCTCGAGCGCCAGCCGATTCTGGATCAGGGCCATGACGGCCGCCTCCTCGGGCCGGAGCGTCCCCTTCGACTCGTCGATCGCCCGGCTCGCCCTCTTCTGGAGGGCCTTGATCATCGAGCCGTCGAGGTAGGAGTCGATGACCGCCGGGTGGACGTAGCACTTGCGGCAGACGCTCGGGGTGTTGCCCAGCCTCTCCGCCACCCGCTCGATCGCCCGGACGACGTTCTTCTTCGCCTGGGCGTCCGAGTCGAAGCTCTCGAATTCCTGGAGCGCCAGGGCCGCGAGGACCGTGCCGGCCCATGTCCTGTAGTCCTTCGCCGTGAACTGCTCCCCGGCGATCTCGCGGAGATACTCATTGACGTCGGAGGAGCTGACGTCCCGGACGACGCCGTCCTCGTCGACGTAGCCGAATAGCTCCTGGTCGGGCAACTCCTGGCATCGCCGGACGATCCTGGCCAGCCTCGGGTCGTCCACCTCGATCTCGTGAGCCACCCCGCTCTTCCCTCGGAACTTGAAGCGGATCGTGGAGCCCTGGACCGACGCGTGGCGATTGCGGATCGTGGTCAGCCCGTACGACCGATTGGTCCGGGCGTACTCATCATTCCCCACCCGGATCAGAGAGAGCTCCAGCAGCCGCACCACGGCGGCGAGGACCTTCCTCCGAGGCATGCCCGGCAGCTTCAGGTCGGCGTCGGTCTGCTCGCGGATCCGGGGCAAAACCCTGCTGAACGCGACCATCCGCCCGTACTTCGTGTCGTCCCGGGTCGTCCGCCATCGGGGGTGGTATCGATACTGTTTACGGCCCCTGGCATCGCGGCCC from Aquisphaera giovannonii includes these protein-coding regions:
- a CDS encoding DNA topoisomerase IB, whose protein sequence is MGVRSNGSSKALEVDPKDVARAAGLRYSSDTRPGISRKRAGKGFRYLDPAGRTVKDEATLSRIRSLAIPPAWTGVWICPHETGHIQATGRDARGRKQYRYHPRWRTTRDDTKYGRMVAFSRVLPRIREQTDADLKLPGMPRRKVLAAVVRLLELSLIRVGNDEYARTNRSYGLTTIRNRHASVQGSTIRFKFRGKSGVAHEIEVDDPRLARIVRRCQELPDQELFGYVDEDGVVRDVSSSDVNEYLREIAGEQFTAKDYRTWAGTVLAALALQEFESFDSDAQAKKNVVRAIERVAERLGNTPSVCRKCYVHPAVIDSYLDGSMIKALQKRASRAIDESKGTLRPEEAAVMALIQNRLALEGRQRSD